Proteins from a genomic interval of Phlebotomus papatasi isolate M1 chromosome 3, Ppap_2.1, whole genome shotgun sequence:
- the LOC129807333 gene encoding leucine-rich repeat transmembrane neuronal protein 2, whose amino-acid sequence MPLTQLLVVGVLLTLLTVVAGAGYRKCPTECACSSDFKGRHQTVCIGGGMNEIPVTSIDRDTQVIVIRGPKNHISIGPIFKDFRYLEVLRVTDSLVPAIGQHTFWGVLNLKVLDLSRNNITSIREDNFRGQDNLLELDLSSNKIVRVPSASFRYLTDLRSLNLADNFLEELVPRQFLNLASLKWIDLSGNPLVDLKPEVFRDVQELKVLRCRRCQLKQINPMFYSLLRQLTELDLGDNHFKYLDKEEFTYLKRLNTLRLDGNQLSVLVDYLFEGQRSLQHLDVSRNRIVKISSMAFENLNNLTHLDLSYNKLLGLDIDIATRLTSLKVLNISGHLQLDLVESKFAFQLLESLTTLSVADMGYLPASLFKSLPHLRELNISGNHLNDISLEMLLPVTKLERLDVSRNQIKGIDMRIVNLIVKLEDVNLAYNPITCDRCHMGALIDRAHTLKWSKLPSCFLPESHRGTEISDIDGAGLDFCMSLDDEEDEDTNAASTSRNILSQGSLNILALIAGLVFIIVAVLIVGIVVCYSRHRARYYTHEDKRDLGATEKSIDPPATITSNEINFKFPIDDHVCITDELCLPPPPPPPTKQVPTLG is encoded by the exons ATGCCATTAACCCAATTACTTGTCGTCGGAGTTTTGCTGACACTCCTGACTGTCGTGGCTGGAGCTGGATACCGAAAATGCCCTACAGAATGTGCCTGCAGTTCCGATTTCAAAGGGCGCCATCAGACCGTTTGCATTGGAG GTGGAATGAATGAGATTCCTGTGACGTCAATCGACAGAGATACTCAGGTGATTGTCATCCGAGGCCCCAAGAATCACATTAGCATTGGACCGATCTTCAAGGATTTCCGGTATCTTGAGGTGCTCCGGGTGACTGATTCCCTTGTTCCTGCAATTGGTCAGCACACCTTTTGGGGCGTATTGAATCTCAAG GTACTGGATCTGAGTCGAAATAATATCACAAGCATACGAGAGGACAATTTTAGGGGGCAAGACAATCTGCTGGAATTGGATTTATCCAGTAATAAGATTGTCCGGGTGCCTAGTGCTTCTTTTAGATACTTAACTGACTTGAGAAGCCTGAATTTGGCCGATAATTTTCTGGAAGAGCTAGTTCCTAGGCAATTCCTTAATCTAGCCAGTCTCAAGTGGATTGATCTCAGCGGGAATCCTCTGGTAGATCTGAAGCCAGAGGTTTTCAGGGATGTCCAGGAGTTGAAAGTTCTTCGATGTCGTCGGTGTCAATTGAAACAGATAAACCCCATGTTCTACTCACTTCTCAGACAACTCACTGAGCTCGATTTAGGGGACAATCACTTTAAGTATCTCGACAAAGAGGAATTTACGTACCTCAAACGACTCAATACTCTTCGTCTGGATGGAAACCAGCTTTCTGTCTTGGTGGATTATTTGTTTGAGGGTCAGAGGAGCCTCCAGCATCTAGATGTATCACGTAACCGAATTGTCAAGATTTCCAGTATGGCCTTTGAGAATCTTAACAATTTAACCCACCTGGATTTGTCGTACAATAAGCTACTGGGGTTGGATATTGACATTGCCACTCGACTGACCAGCCTCAAGGTTCTCAATATCAGTGGACATTTGCAGTTGGATCTTGTAGAAAGCAAATTCGCTTTTCAG TTGTTGGAGAGTTTGACGACACTTTCTGTGGCCGACATGGGTTACCTGCCAGCCTCTCTCTTCAAGAGTCTTCCCCACCTCCGGGAGCTCAACATTTCGGGAAATCACCTCAATGACATCAGCCTGGAAATGTTGCTCCCTGTGACCAAACTCGAACGCCTCGATGTCTCTCGCAATCAAATTAAAGGTATCGATATGCGCATCGTGAATCTCATCGTGAAGCTTGAGGATGTCAATCTAGCCTACAATCCCATCACCTGCGACAGATGCCACATGGGAGCTCTCATCGATAGAGCACACACG CTCAAGTGGAGCAAACTTCCCAGTTGTTTCCTGCCAGAGAGCCACAGAGGCACCGAAATTTCCGACATTGATGGTGCTGGACTCGACTTCTGTATGTCTCTCGACGATGAGGAGGATGAGGACACAAATGCCGCAAGCACGTCTCGGAACATCCTCAGCCAAG GCAGCCTCAATATTTTAGCCCTAATAGCGGGATTAGTGTTCATCATCGTCGCGGTTCTCATTGTTGGCATCGTCGTCTGCTACTCCCGCCACCGGGCCAGATACTACACGCATGAGGACAAACGAG ATCTTGGCGCCACGGAGAAGAGCATCGATCCACCAGCCACAATCACCAGCAATGAgatcaatttcaaatttcccaTTGATGATCATGTCTGCATCACAGATGAGCTGTGCCTCCCACCACCACCACCCCCACCTACAAAACAAGTCCCAACTCTGGGATGA